In the Candidatus Lernaella stagnicola genome, one interval contains:
- a CDS encoding GIY-YIG nuclease family protein — MFFVYVLQSETSGRFYCGSTADLEERLKRHNDQNYTGTQTTKRFPGPWRLVWSMELPTRSEAMAKEKQIKKRGIQRFLVDQEIRR, encoded by the coding sequence ATGTTTTTCGTTTATGTGCTGCAGAGTGAAACGTCGGGGCGCTTTTATTGTGGCAGTACGGCAGACCTCGAAGAGCGCCTCAAGCGACACAACGATCAAAACTACACCGGCACCCAAACCACCAAACGATTCCCAGGCCCCTGGCGTCTTGTTTGGTCTATGGAATTACCGACACGAAGTGAAGCGATGGCAAAAGAGAAACAAATCAAAAAACGAGGGATTCAGCGTTTTCTGGTTGACCAAGAAATCCGACGGTAG